AATCCATCGGGCGAAATATGGCCATCACCTTGGAGCTTTAACCCAGGAAACATACGCGCGGAAACCTGGACTAGCAGACCGGATAACCCTAAGTCAAGGAGGATATATCCGCTTAGCAAACTACCGAAGGCGTAGTACACGCCCTGCTCTTTGGAAGAGAGAAAATACGTTACTAGCAGGGCAGTTACCAAACCGGAAAACGCTTGCCAAATTTTCTGCAAAAGAACAATACGGGTAGAATCAGAATGGATCATTCTTTGTCACTAAGAGGCGGGCTGTAGGCAACTCTGATGTATGACCTGATCAGGTGTGGCAGTTCAGATTTAATGTGACAGCTACCGGTTTTCAGATTGATTTTTCAAAAAAGTAGCCAAAATATGAAATCAGCAGCAATGCGGGCTAGCGCCCATAACTGCTGCCGTGTGTTTCCCGGATATGGCGCAAGAAATTTTCTGAGGCCAGTTCCACCAGATCCAGCACGCGTTCGAAACCAGTGGCGTTTCCGTAGTAGGGATCGGGAACGTCGGTCACTTCCGGGTCAGGCACAAATTCCATAAACAAGCGCAGTTTGTGGGCGGCCTGCGGCGGGCAGACCTCGCGCAGATGACGCATATTGTCAGCGTCCATCGCCAAAATATAGTCAAAGTAGTCGAAATCCTCCGCGGCAACCCGCCGGGCACGCTGCGTGCTGAGATCCACACCCCGGCGGTAAGCGGCTTTCTGGGCCCGGGGATCCGGGGCGCTGCCCACGTGATAGGCATGGGTGCCGGCCGAATCGATCTCCACCATGTTGTGCATACCGGTCTGCTCAACCAGGCGTTGGAACACACCCGCTGCCGTGGGGGAGCGGCAGATGTTTCCCATACAGACAAACAACACTTTAAGCATCGGCTTCACTCCAAAACTAATCGGATTTGTTATTGTATTTGTCTTGTGCCGGATCACTGCCGGTGATTGCCTAATCCATCCAGCGATTTATACTTGAGTCCATGATCATACTGAATAATGACACGGTTCAAACTGAACAGTTACGACAACTCATCGGATCACAAGTGCGCTACCTGGGGCTGCGCTGGGAAATCATTGAAGTCCTTGAAGAAGACCCGGCGCTGGTGCTGAGCGACTGCGAGCACCATACGGTGATCCAGCCCGACCAACACGGTGAAGCGCACCGCCGGGTACCTTCCACGCTGACCGTCCCGCTGTTCAGCCGGGATGGTCATGACATCAACCCTGCCGTGCTGGACCTTGAGCTGCTCGAAACGGAATCCTGAACCCGGCGGCCGGCTTCCGGCCCTTACAGCAACGCCTCCATGCGCGCCAGGTCCGCTTCAGTGTCCACCCCCGGCGGGCTGGTGCTCACTGCCACATCAACGTAAATGCGCCGGCCATGCCACAGTGCACGCAGCTGTTCCAAATGCTCCAGGCACTCCGGCGGACAAGGCCCCCATTGCACATAGGCCGGCAAAAAACCCGCCCGGTAGGCGTA
This is a stretch of genomic DNA from Gammaproteobacteria bacterium. It encodes these proteins:
- a CDS encoding low molecular weight phosphotyrosine protein phosphatase is translated as MLKVLFVCMGNICRSPTAAGVFQRLVEQTGMHNMVEIDSAGTHAYHVGSAPDPRAQKAAYRRGVDLSTQRARRVAAEDFDYFDYILAMDADNMRHLREVCPPQAAHKLRLFMEFVPDPEVTDVPDPYYGNATGFERVLDLVELASENFLRHIRETHGSSYGR